The sequence CCATGCCGCGGGACGGATAGACCACCGCGAAGTCGATGCCGGCCTCACCGAGCCGTTCGTGGTACAGCGACGGCATCGCGACGGTCGCGTAGTCGAGGGTGTCGCTCGGCGTCCACCAGACCGGCCGCGCCGAGAGATGCAGCCGCCGGCGCTCGGCGAGCGCCGGGACGTGCTCGCCCGCGCCGTCCGCCAGGCCGACGGCCCGCACGGCCGGGTCATCCAGCAGCTGACCGCCTCCGTTGTCCCGGACGAACTCGGCGAACGCGACGCTGATCTCGACGTGGTGGGCGTCGGCGTCGATGACGACGTGCCCGAGCGACTCCCGGACCTTCCGGGCGCTGCCCTCGTGGCCGGTCACTGCTCGGGGCTTTCGATGAACACGAGCATCGTGGCGATCTTCCCGTTCTCGATCCGGATGAGGTCGCAGCCGATCGCGACGGTGGTCGGGAACGTCCAGCGGACGAAGCCCCGGCTCCAGCCGTGGTGCGTATCGGGCGGGCGGGCAAGCGTGACGGTGACCCCGGCGGGCCAGTCGGCGGTGTAGGCGGTGACGTGCTCGGCGAGGGCCTGGCGGCCGCGGACCACCGGCCGCTCGTCCGGCGGGATGAACTCGACGTCGGCGGTACAGCAGGCGGTGAACCGGCGCAGCCGCTCGGCTGGGTCCCTGGTCACCCAGGCGGCGCCCCACTCGGCGAACAGCTCCTGCGGCGTCAGCGACCCGGCCATGCCGTCAGCCCGCCTGGCGCTGACGAAGGGAGGCCAGCGCGACCGCGGGCAGCGTGACGCTGGCGCCGCCGTCCGCGGCGAGCACCTGGCCGGAGATCCAGCTCGACTCGTCGCTGGCGAAGAACAGCGCGGCGTAGGCGATGTCCCAGCCGGTGCCGTGGGTGACGGTCCCGAGCGGCAGGACGGCGGCCGCGGTCTTCTGGATCTCGCCGAGGTCCTGGCCGAGCTTCTCGGCGGCACCCTGGGTACGAGGCGTCTGCACGGAGCCGGGGACGACGACGTTGACCCGGATGCCCTGCGGCCCGTGCGCGGCGGCCATCTCCTGGGACAGCGAGATCATGCCGCCCTTGGCCGCCGAGTAGGCGGCGAAGCCGATCGCCCGCAGCGCGCCGATCGAGGAGATGTTGACGACCGATCCGCCGCCCGTCGCGGCCATCGCCGGGATGGCGAACCGGGAGACCTGGTAGACCGACTTCAGGTTGATCCGCAGCAGGTCGTCCCAGCTGTCCTCGGTCGTGTCGAGGATGCTGCCCGGGCGGGAGACCCCGACGTTGTTGACCAGCACGTCGAGCCGGCCGAAGCTGTCGAGCGCCGCCTGGGTGAAGCGCTCCGCGTCGGCCGCGACCGTGACGTCGCCGGCGACGACGACCGCCGCCCCGCCGAGCTGCTCGATCTCCTTGCGGGTGACTTCGGCGCGGTCGGGCTCGTTGTCGACGAGCACGACCGAGGCGCCGTGGCGGGCCAGCAGCAGGGCGGTCGCCTTGCCGGTGCCGACGCCCGGCCCGGGCACCTGGCCGCCGCCGGTCACGATCGCCACCTTGCCGGCGACCCGGCCCTCGCCGCCGGTCGGGCGCCCTTCGGGAGCCGCCATCGTCAGTCTCCTTCGATCAGCGCGAGCGCGGTGAAGACCGGCACGGTCTCCTCCGGCTGGACCAGGATCTTCGACAGCAGGCCGGTCGCCGGGGCGACGACGACGACGGTGGTCTTCTCCGCCTCGATCTCGGCGATCTCCTCGTCCTCCGTCACCGCGTCGCCCTCGTTCTTGAACCAGGCCAGCACGGTGCCCTCCGTCATCCCCATGCCGAACTGGGGCAGGTTCACCTCGGTGGTCATCGGGTCGCGAGCTCCTTCGGCTGCGAGGCCGGCGCCGGGCCGGCGAGAAGGGCCCGGGCCGCGGCGGCGATCTTTTCGGGCGTCGGGTACATGAGCCGCTCCAGCGCGGGGCTGAAGGGCGGGTGGACGTCCGGCGCGACGACCCGGGCTATGGGCCCGCGCAAGAAGGCGAAGCCCTCCTCGGCGACGATCGCGGAGATCTCCGCGGCCGCGCCGCAGGTCTTGTGCGCGGGGTCGGCGATGACGAGGCGGCCCGTCTTCTCGACGGACGCGAGAATCGCGTCCTTGTCGAGCGGGACCAGGGTGCGCGGGTCGATGACCTCCAGCTGCGAGCCCTGTTTCGCGAGCTCGTCCGCCGCCCTGAGCGCGGCGGGCACCGCGTCGCCGATCGCGACGACCGTCAGGTCCCGGCCCTCCCGCCTGACAGCCGCCTTGCCGAGCGGGACCAGATGGTCCCCGTCCGGCACCTCGCCCTTGGCGCCCCACAGCCGCAGCGGCTCGAAGAAGACCACCGGGTCGTCATCCCGGATCGCGGACTTCAACAGCCCGAGCGCGTCCGCCGGTGTCGTCGGCACGACGATCTTCAGCCCGGGAACGTTCATCAGCTGCGGGTACGGCCGGTCGGAGTGCTGGGCCGCGGTCGCGTTGGCGTACTTCATCGCGGCGCGGAAGACGATCGGGACGCTCGCCTGGCCGCCGAACAGATACCGGTTCTTCGCGGCGTGGTTCACGATCTGGTCCCACGCGACGTACATGAGGTTCGCGATCGTGTAGTCGACGATCGGACGCAGGCCGGTCATCGCCG is a genomic window of Pseudofrankia inefficax containing:
- a CDS encoding nuclear transport factor 2 family protein, which translates into the protein MAGSLTPQELFAEWGAAWVTRDPAERLRRFTACCTADVEFIPPDERPVVRGRQALAEHVTAYTADWPAGVTVTLARPPDTHHGWSRGFVRWTFPTTVAIGCDLIRIENGKIATMLVFIESPEQ
- a CDS encoding SDR family NAD(P)-dependent oxidoreductase, which encodes MAAPEGRPTGGEGRVAGKVAIVTGGGQVPGPGVGTGKATALLLARHGASVVLVDNEPDRAEVTRKEIEQLGGAAVVVAGDVTVAADAERFTQAALDSFGRLDVLVNNVGVSRPGSILDTTEDSWDDLLRINLKSVYQVSRFAIPAMAATGGGSVVNISSIGALRAIGFAAYSAAKGGMISLSQEMAAAHGPQGIRVNVVVPGSVQTPRTQGAAEKLGQDLGEIQKTAAAVLPLGTVTHGTGWDIAYAALFFASDESSWISGQVLAADGGASVTLPAVALASLRQRQAG
- a CDS encoding lipoyl domain-containing protein, giving the protein MTTEVNLPQFGMGMTEGTVLAWFKNEGDAVTEDEEIAEIEAEKTTVVVVAPATGLLSKILVQPEETVPVFTALALIEGD
- a CDS encoding alpha-ketoacid dehydrogenase subunit beta, encoding MRTMSYREALRLAMQEEMRRDPTVVVFCEDGRFWTMPTNGFVDEFGPDRVPVMPISEEGFTGAAIGAAMTGLRPIVDYTIANLMYVAWDQIVNHAAKNRYLFGGQASVPIVFRAAMKYANATAAQHSDRPYPQLMNVPGLKIVVPTTPADALGLLKSAIRDDDPVVFFEPLRLWGAKGEVPDGDHLVPLGKAAVRREGRDLTVVAIGDAVPAALRAADELAKQGSQLEVIDPRTLVPLDKDAILASVEKTGRLVIADPAHKTCGAAAEISAIVAEEGFAFLRGPIARVVAPDVHPPFSPALERLMYPTPEKIAAAARALLAGPAPASQPKELATR